A genomic region of Kitasatospora cathayae contains the following coding sequences:
- a CDS encoding winged helix-turn-helix domain-containing protein, translating to MPGLEGDVHLGGRGLLLVPSVFATQAPAVNTDAEPQPILTHPARRDETLTPLTLTTPTAADGTPAPLIALLGRTRAAGLRVIVQRPGCTTGEIATALAIGPSSASQHATVLRETSLITALRHHNTALHTPTVAGLALLGRT from the coding sequence ATGCCAGGACTGGAGGGCGACGTCCACCTCGGTGGCCGGGGCCTGCTGCTCGTGCCCTCCGTGTTCGCCACCCAGGCACCTGCGGTGAACACGGACGCCGAACCCCAGCCCATCCTGACCCACCCCGCCCGCCGCGACGAGACGCTCACCCCCCTGACCCTCACGACCCCGACCGCGGCCGACGGCACACCGGCACCACTGATCGCGCTGCTGGGCCGCACCCGCGCCGCCGGGCTGCGCGTCATCGTCCAACGCCCCGGCTGCACGACCGGCGAGATCGCCACAGCCCTGGCAATCGGCCCCTCCAGCGCCAGCCAGCACGCCACCGTGCTGCGCGAGACCAGCCTGATCACCGCACTCCGCCACCACAACACCGCCCTCCATACGCCCACCGTCGCCGGACTCGCACTGCTCGGCCGCACGTAG
- a CDS encoding PQQ-binding-like beta-propeller repeat protein, whose amino-acid sequence MTYIVGISDHSTTSDVDDAGGSRRRPSRRALLTGGAALAVAGGAGWMLSRRHGGKPEASAPTDPPTPLRDSPAPMVPNPDSGAPKPLWSFTPDEDLVPASTLVSNGTLFMLSSHLTAVDTATGTVKWTGKGVNTLYTAAGAGRVFVGSFQGATGYDAATGAETWNTVNRESNADDLSNVYALRADDKVLYALADAKPNGATTAPRPVILAFSIDTHEKLWSVPLEVGERAQYINNAVVGGNLYYTNGRCDLVARSGRDGRQLWLVETGATDTIPPAVADGQAYCLTGTNGLRAVSLADGRRLWEAKLVDGATGTFPPVTAANGVVYGGNGTTAVCAWDARTGRQIWTCPVPFRPSATEPVLVQDTLFVAGQGIEGVHAVDVKTGRLRWTFAVNTYQVTLENRNWALATDGQRLLAKLGSTVFALPPT is encoded by the coding sequence ATGACGTACATCGTGGGGATCTCGGATCATTCGACCACTTCGGATGTCGACGATGCGGGCGGGTCGCGGCGCCGCCCGAGTCGGCGGGCGTTGCTGACGGGAGGGGCCGCGCTCGCGGTGGCCGGCGGCGCCGGGTGGATGCTGTCGCGACGCCACGGTGGGAAGCCGGAGGCCTCCGCCCCGACCGATCCGCCGACGCCGTTGCGGGATTCGCCGGCGCCGATGGTGCCCAACCCGGATTCCGGTGCGCCGAAACCGCTGTGGTCGTTCACCCCGGACGAAGACCTCGTGCCCGCCTCGACGCTGGTCTCGAACGGCACGCTCTTCATGTTGAGTTCTCATCTGACCGCGGTCGACACAGCGACCGGAACCGTGAAGTGGACCGGCAAGGGCGTCAACACGCTCTACACCGCCGCCGGAGCCGGGCGCGTGTTCGTCGGCTCGTTCCAGGGTGCCACCGGATACGACGCGGCTACCGGCGCGGAGACATGGAATACCGTCAACCGCGAGAGCAACGCCGACGACCTCTCCAACGTCTACGCGCTCCGTGCCGACGACAAGGTGCTCTACGCACTCGCCGACGCCAAACCAAATGGGGCCACCACAGCACCGAGGCCCGTCATCTTGGCCTTCTCGATCGACACGCACGAGAAGCTCTGGTCCGTGCCGCTGGAGGTGGGGGAGCGAGCGCAGTACATCAACAACGCGGTCGTGGGCGGCAATCTCTACTACACCAACGGCAGGTGCGACCTGGTTGCCCGAAGCGGCCGGGACGGTCGGCAGCTGTGGCTCGTCGAGACCGGCGCCACCGACACGATCCCGCCCGCTGTCGCGGACGGCCAGGCCTACTGCCTGACGGGCACGAACGGCCTGCGCGCGGTCAGTCTGGCCGACGGCAGGCGGTTGTGGGAGGCCAAGCTCGTCGACGGTGCGACCGGGACGTTTCCACCGGTGACGGCTGCGAACGGCGTGGTCTACGGCGGGAACGGGACGACCGCGGTCTGTGCCTGGGACGCGCGGACCGGACGGCAGATCTGGACCTGCCCGGTGCCCTTCCGGCCGTCCGCGACCGAGCCCGTGCTCGTCCAGGACACCCTCTTCGTGGCCGGTCAGGGCATTGAGGGTGTCCACGCAGTGGACGTGAAGACGGGCCGCCTGCGGTGGACGTTCGCCGTGAACACCTACCAAGTGACCCTCGAGAACCGAAATTGGGCCCTGGCCACCGACGGCCAACGACTGCTCGCAAAGCTGGGCTCGACCGTCTTCGCTCTGCCGCCGACGTGA
- a CDS encoding LysR family transcriptional regulator: METRELRYFVAVAEELHFGRAAQRLGIAQPPLSRAIQQLERRLGAALLDRTGRTVTLTEAGSVLLAEGRAALDAVEAAERRTRRAALSSTGRPGLVLVTKASASRELLAKLLDAYAAEPGAVPVDVILCGPAEQERFLREGRADVALLHRPFDSTAGFHTEELSTEGQVVVLPAGHPLTVRTHVLMADITGLPGLPLPRWPDPDGTYPPGPGPQVRDHAQLLQLVALGRACAVSPESCRAQLHGDLAAVPVLDAPKVTTVIAWPPHSRSRAVADLVRTATRLR, from the coding sequence ATGGAGACCAGGGAACTGCGCTACTTCGTCGCTGTCGCCGAAGAGTTGCACTTCGGGCGCGCCGCGCAGCGGCTCGGGATCGCACAGCCGCCTCTGTCACGGGCGATCCAGCAGCTCGAACGCCGACTCGGGGCAGCCCTACTGGATCGGACCGGCCGCACCGTCACGCTGACCGAAGCCGGCTCGGTGCTGCTGGCCGAGGGCCGGGCGGCCCTCGACGCGGTCGAAGCGGCCGAGCGCCGGACCCGCCGCGCCGCCCTTTCCTCGACCGGCCGTCCCGGCCTGGTCCTGGTCACGAAGGCCAGCGCGTCCCGCGAACTGCTGGCGAAACTGCTGGACGCCTACGCCGCCGAACCCGGCGCGGTCCCCGTCGACGTCATCCTGTGCGGCCCGGCCGAGCAGGAACGATTTCTGCGCGAGGGCCGGGCCGACGTGGCGCTACTGCACCGGCCGTTCGACTCGACGGCCGGGTTCCACACCGAAGAACTCAGCACGGAGGGCCAGGTCGTGGTCCTGCCGGCCGGGCATCCGCTCACCGTCCGGACCCATGTGCTCATGGCCGACATCACCGGGCTGCCCGGCCTGCCCCTGCCACGCTGGCCCGACCCCGACGGCACCTACCCGCCCGGCCCCGGCCCGCAGGTCCGCGACCACGCGCAGTTGTTGCAGCTCGTCGCGCTCGGCCGTGCCTGCGCGGTCTCACCGGAGTCGTGCCGAGCTCAACTGCACGGTGACCTCGCCGCCGTGCCCGTGCTGGACGCGCCGAAAGTCACCACCGTGATCGCCTGGCCGCCGCACAGTCGGTCCAGAGCCGTCGCCGACCTTGTCCGGACTGCGACCCGTCTCCGGTAG
- a CDS encoding ISL3 family transposase, translated as MPHLKVPSDRIRVLGVDDFALRKGDSYATILVDLERRRPVDVLPGRDAEPLAVWLKGHPEVEIICRDRAGAYAEGARSGAPQAVQVADAWHLWHNLGEAVEKTVSSHHACVRTVFENTVSAAPPTSDDIWLTSPPPVPAAGMLDVCGRERRLVTRTRERYTAVRQLLDGGSTLENICRTLQLDRSTVRRFVRATGIDELLVKATNRSTILDKYKPYLHQRWNEGCHNTAELHQEIVTMCFAGSIQTVRGYLRSFKAAIAAPPVPRPAPRPRRIVRWIMSDPANLTADDAVDLKEIRAGCPELDAVAHHVRDFAAMMRDLRGDRLPAWIERVLADDLPALHSLAKGLSRDIDAATAGLSTPWSSGQVEGQVTRAKLLKRQGFGRSNLDFLRKRILLSP; from the coding sequence GTGCCGCACCTGAAGGTCCCGTCGGACAGGATCCGCGTGCTCGGTGTCGACGATTTCGCGCTACGCAAGGGAGACTCGTACGCCACGATCCTGGTGGACCTGGAGAGACGGCGCCCGGTGGACGTGTTGCCCGGCCGGGATGCCGAACCGCTGGCCGTCTGGCTGAAGGGTCATCCGGAAGTGGAGATCATTTGCCGGGACCGGGCCGGGGCTTATGCCGAGGGCGCCCGCAGCGGAGCCCCGCAAGCGGTGCAGGTCGCTGACGCCTGGCATCTGTGGCACAACCTCGGCGAGGCCGTGGAAAAGACCGTCTCCTCCCATCACGCCTGCGTCCGGACCGTGTTCGAGAACACCGTGTCGGCCGCCCCGCCGACCAGCGACGACATCTGGCTGACGTCACCGCCGCCGGTACCGGCCGCCGGGATGCTCGACGTCTGCGGACGAGAGCGCCGCCTGGTGACCCGGACCAGGGAACGCTACACCGCCGTGCGACAGCTCCTGGATGGCGGCAGCACGCTGGAGAACATCTGCCGGACACTGCAGCTGGACCGGTCCACCGTGCGCCGCTTCGTCCGCGCCACCGGCATCGACGAACTGCTGGTCAAAGCGACGAACCGCTCCACCATCCTGGACAAGTACAAGCCCTACCTCCACCAGCGGTGGAACGAGGGCTGTCACAACACGGCCGAGCTCCACCAGGAGATCGTCACCATGTGCTTCGCCGGAAGCATCCAGACCGTCCGCGGCTACCTCCGTTCCTTCAAGGCCGCTATCGCCGCACCACCCGTGCCCCGCCCGGCTCCACGGCCCCGCCGCATCGTCCGCTGGATCATGAGCGACCCCGCAAACCTGACAGCCGATGATGCCGTCGACCTCAAGGAGATCCGGGCCGGCTGCCCCGAACTCGACGCCGTCGCCCACCACGTCCGCGACTTCGCCGCCATGATGCGCGACCTGCGAGGCGACCGACTGCCCGCCTGGATAGAACGCGTCCTCGCCGACGACCTGCCCGCCCTGCACTCCCTCGCCAAGGGACTGAGCCGCGACATCGACGCCGCCACCGCCGGGCTCTCCACTCCCTGGAGCTCCGGCCAGGTCGAGGGACAGGTCACGAGGGCGAAACTCCTCAAAAGGCAAGGATTCGGACGATCCAACCTCGACTTCCTCCGCAAGCGCATACTCCTCAGCCCCTGA
- a CDS encoding PIG-L deacetylase family protein translates to MATVLAFHAHPDDEVFLTGGTLARAAAEGHRVVIVVATDGLMDAAPEGGAPRLSELRASATVLGATRVVHLGYANSGHGAVLYPDPPDRARFVRADTEEAAERLAAVLREEDVDLLISYDANGGYGHRDHVKVHEVGKRAAELAGVPRVLEATMPRDVVARLVKLVRLLRIPFRYDADALRTAYSSRAAITHTIDVRRFAGQKQAALAAHRSEVSGTGRLAPVMRVLVRLPAPVFGWLLGREWFVEARATAPSKAFADIFQPAP, encoded by the coding sequence ATGGCAACCGTCTTGGCCTTTCACGCCCACCCGGACGACGAGGTGTTCCTGACAGGTGGCACGCTCGCGCGGGCCGCAGCCGAAGGACACCGCGTGGTGATCGTGGTCGCCACGGATGGCCTCATGGACGCCGCGCCGGAGGGTGGAGCGCCACGCCTGAGTGAACTGCGGGCGAGCGCGACCGTGCTGGGCGCGACACGCGTCGTGCACCTGGGGTACGCGAACAGCGGCCATGGTGCCGTGCTCTACCCGGATCCGCCGGATCGAGCACGCTTCGTGAGGGCAGACACGGAGGAGGCGGCCGAGCGGCTGGCCGCCGTCCTGCGCGAGGAGGACGTGGACCTGCTCATCAGCTACGACGCCAATGGCGGATACGGCCATCGCGACCACGTCAAGGTGCACGAAGTCGGCAAGCGTGCCGCCGAGCTGGCCGGGGTGCCCCGGGTGTTGGAGGCGACCATGCCGCGTGACGTCGTGGCTCGCCTGGTGAAGCTGGTCCGCCTGCTGAGGATTCCGTTTCGGTACGACGCGGATGCGCTGCGCACCGCCTACAGTTCGCGCGCGGCCATCACCCACACCATTGATGTCCGACGGTTCGCCGGTCAGAAACAGGCGGCCCTTGCCGCCCACCGTTCGGAGGTATCAGGGACAGGCCGACTCGCTCCCGTGATGAGGGTGCTGGTTCGTCTTCCGGCCCCTGTCTTCGGTTGGTTGCTCGGTCGAGAATGGTTCGTCGAGGCCCGGGCAACAGCCCCGTCCAAGGCCTTCGCTGACATCTTCCAGCCGGCCCCGTAG
- a CDS encoding SDR family NAD(P)-dependent oxidoreductase translates to MSERTIALVTGANKGIGYEIAAGLGALGWSVGVGARDDQRRKAAVERLRAAGVDAFGVPLDVTDDASATAAARLIEEQAGRLDVLVNNAAITGGTPQEPTRVDPATIRTVVETNVIGVIRVTNAMMPLLRRSASPRIVNMSSSVGSLTRQSGTAGELTTGPVAVAYSPSKTFLNAVTVQYARELSGTNILINAGCPGYVATDLNGFRGVRTPEQGAAIAIKLATLPDDGPTGQFFEDAGVVPW, encoded by the coding sequence ATGAGCGAACGAACGATTGCGCTGGTCACCGGCGCGAACAAGGGAATCGGTTACGAGATCGCCGCAGGCCTGGGCGCCCTCGGCTGGAGCGTCGGCGTCGGCGCCCGCGACGATCAGCGTCGCAAGGCCGCGGTGGAGAGACTGCGCGCGGCCGGCGTCGACGCGTTCGGCGTACCGCTGGACGTGACCGACGACGCGAGCGCGACAGCCGCCGCACGGCTGATCGAGGAACAGGCCGGGCGCCTCGACGTGCTCGTCAACAACGCCGCCATCACAGGCGGCACGCCCCAGGAGCCCACCCGCGTCGACCCCGCCACCATCCGCACGGTCGTGGAGACCAACGTCATCGGCGTCATCCGCGTCACCAACGCGATGATGCCGCTGCTGCGCCGCTCCGCCTCACCGCGGATCGTGAACATGTCCAGCAGTGTCGGCTCCCTCACCCGGCAGTCAGGGACCGCTGGTGAGCTGACCACAGGTCCAGTGGCCGTGGCGTACTCGCCGTCGAAGACGTTCCTGAATGCCGTCACCGTCCAGTACGCCCGGGAGCTGAGCGGCACGAACATCCTGATCAACGCCGGCTGCCCCGGCTACGTCGCGACGGACCTCAACGGCTTCCGGGGCGTGCGCACCCCCGAACAGGGCGCGGCCATCGCCATCAAACTCGCGACCCTGCCCGACGACGGCCCGACGGGCCAGTTCTTCGAGGACGCCGGCGTAGTGCCCTGGTGA
- a CDS encoding alpha/beta hydrolase, whose protein sequence is MVTLAQLRDTDLSGLAPAATAYDTLSTNFGKHVQNMQHEVLKHVFNANWVGNAAGAANASLQRTSNRLDAAHTEMSAVSGLLREASESFLLAQSKLQVALQEAGNLGLTVADDGTVSWPAPSKAEKNDPGYNIPEQAKALANRISGAVTEAGNADQKIAGLLDALTERARNGTGLETDKAAADLKAVTQQGVDLMAAGFPPAGASATEVNSWWRGLTSAEQQRLIETHPDLLGMRDGIPAVARDRANRLNLANLITKYQQKPNPTDDEKLKLQGFLAISTRLETDKNQKPPRLLIGISEEGQGRGILAFGNPDTAQNVSAYVPGLGTKLSDVGGKDGDRALNVLNAAQKADPNSTFASMVWLGYDPPPGLEKLQDGDTRPLEVMGTDRAAKGGAAYDKFMAGLRATHDGPPAHLVALAHSYGSTTVGLGAQMSGGTGADDIILVGSPGTGAQRASQLHIDPSHVWVGDAENDPVSHLPSKGRVANDIQGVQQGGMIAGPIGSVVNGYVADKMYDWFGPENQLWFGKDPASGDFGANRFAVADGPELSFDSHSNYMTNPTEKDSKTLESVNNIGQIVAGRYDQVTRQDHR, encoded by the coding sequence ATGGTCACCCTCGCCCAGCTGCGCGACACCGACCTGTCCGGCCTGGCGCCGGCGGCCACCGCCTACGACACCCTCTCCACCAACTTCGGCAAGCATGTGCAGAACATGCAGCACGAGGTCCTCAAGCACGTCTTCAACGCGAACTGGGTCGGCAACGCCGCCGGCGCCGCCAACGCCTCACTGCAGCGCACCAGCAATCGGCTGGACGCCGCGCACACCGAGATGTCGGCGGTCTCCGGGCTCCTGCGCGAGGCCTCCGAGAGCTTCCTGCTGGCGCAGTCCAAGCTGCAGGTGGCGTTGCAGGAGGCCGGAAACCTGGGGCTGACCGTCGCCGATGACGGGACAGTGTCCTGGCCCGCTCCGTCGAAGGCCGAGAAGAACGACCCCGGGTACAACATCCCCGAGCAGGCGAAGGCGCTGGCGAACCGGATATCCGGCGCCGTCACCGAGGCCGGCAATGCCGATCAGAAGATCGCGGGGCTCCTGGACGCCCTGACCGAACGCGCCCGCAACGGCACGGGACTGGAGACGGACAAGGCGGCCGCGGACCTGAAGGCCGTCACTCAGCAGGGCGTCGACCTGATGGCCGCGGGCTTCCCGCCCGCCGGTGCCTCGGCCACCGAGGTCAACTCCTGGTGGAGGGGCCTGACGTCAGCCGAGCAACAGCGGCTCATCGAAACCCATCCCGACCTGCTGGGCATGCGCGACGGCATCCCGGCCGTGGCCCGGGACCGGGCCAACCGGCTGAACCTCGCCAACCTCATCACCAAGTACCAGCAGAAGCCCAACCCGACGGACGACGAGAAGCTGAAGCTCCAAGGCTTCCTCGCGATCAGCACGCGTCTGGAGACGGACAAGAACCAGAAGCCCCCCAGGCTCCTGATCGGGATCAGCGAGGAGGGCCAGGGCCGCGGCATCCTGGCCTTCGGGAACCCGGACACCGCGCAGAACGTCAGCGCGTACGTGCCGGGGCTGGGAACCAAGCTCAGCGACGTCGGCGGCAAGGACGGCGACCGAGCCCTGAACGTGCTGAACGCCGCGCAGAAGGCCGATCCCAACTCCACGTTCGCGTCGATGGTGTGGCTCGGCTACGACCCGCCGCCGGGCCTGGAGAAACTCCAGGACGGCGACACCCGGCCCCTGGAGGTGATGGGCACCGACCGCGCCGCCAAAGGCGGCGCCGCCTACGACAAGTTCATGGCCGGATTGCGCGCCACCCACGACGGGCCGCCCGCCCACCTCGTCGCCCTCGCCCACAGCTACGGCTCCACCACCGTGGGCCTGGGCGCGCAGATGAGCGGCGGCACCGGCGCAGACGACATCATCCTCGTCGGTTCCCCCGGCACCGGCGCGCAGCGGGCCTCGCAGCTGCACATCGACCCCAGCCACGTGTGGGTGGGCGACGCGGAGAACGACCCGGTCAGCCACCTGCCGTCCAAGGGCCGTGTGGCCAACGACATCCAGGGCGTGCAGCAGGGGGGCATGATCGCCGGTCCGATCGGCAGCGTCGTCAACGGCTACGTCGCCGACAAGATGTACGACTGGTTCGGCCCCGAGAACCAGCTGTGGTTCGGTAAGGACCCGGCCAGCGGGGACTTCGGTGCCAACCGCTTCGCGGTCGCCGACGGGCCGGAACTCTCATTCGACTCCCATTCGAACTACATGACCAACCCCACGGAGAAGGATTCGAAGACCCTGGAATCGGTCAACAACATCGGCCAGATCGTGGCCGGACGGTACGACCAGGTCACAAGGCAGGACCACCGATGA
- a CDS encoding site-specific integrase: MDADADNLPALAEADAEVVVGELMDDSQALVQFALDGVDPNETLTEDAADDLASARPTRTSQTYAEQWRYFARWCTDNSRHPGPRTSEANMVSYISHLRRRGGRDGTGAPVSSLRLAMAAIRDANARAGYENWPPKKATAELIRKQAAEHARARRTPRSSPPVDAARIAHLQQGTTADSPLARWRDLTILHLGYRTRARRSEQAAYRIDSIAFERLEDGTEQMVVGKRTSKNDHWSTGREYVIRDPVAITVVRTYISLLAELGQAELQLPLLRGITRWGRLMSVPASGTGMTGHAVNRAFKRMVSRTPAFDAKEATSHGLRAGVPADLAAQGYSPAEIMVITEDWKSTTMVEKYAKAGLRRAGKDSFGRAQQALDALVVPPPSHPAG, translated from the coding sequence GTGGATGCGGACGCGGACAACCTGCCCGCTCTGGCGGAGGCCGACGCCGAGGTGGTGGTCGGCGAGCTGATGGACGACAGCCAGGCACTCGTGCAGTTCGCACTCGACGGGGTCGACCCGAACGAGACGCTGACCGAGGACGCCGCGGACGACCTCGCCTCCGCCCGGCCGACGCGCACCAGCCAGACCTATGCCGAACAGTGGCGCTACTTCGCCCGCTGGTGCACCGACAACAGCCGCCACCCGGGACCGCGCACCAGCGAGGCGAACATGGTCTCCTACATCTCCCACCTACGGCGCCGCGGAGGACGCGACGGCACAGGTGCGCCGGTGAGCTCCCTTCGGCTGGCGATGGCCGCGATCCGCGACGCCAACGCCCGTGCGGGCTACGAGAACTGGCCCCCGAAGAAAGCGACCGCCGAACTGATCCGCAAGCAGGCCGCCGAGCACGCCCGTGCCCGGCGCACCCCGAGGTCGAGCCCGCCCGTCGATGCCGCCCGCATCGCTCACCTCCAACAGGGCACGACCGCCGACAGCCCGCTCGCCCGGTGGCGCGACCTGACGATCCTGCACCTTGGCTACCGCACCCGGGCCCGCCGCTCCGAACAGGCCGCCTACCGAATCGACTCCATCGCGTTCGAACGCCTCGAGGACGGCACCGAGCAGATGGTCGTCGGCAAGCGGACCAGCAAGAACGACCACTGGTCCACCGGCCGCGAGTACGTCATCCGCGACCCGGTAGCGATCACCGTCGTGCGCACCTACATTTCACTGCTCGCCGAACTCGGCCAAGCGGAGCTGCAGTTGCCACTACTCCGCGGCATCACCCGATGGGGCCGGCTCATGTCTGTCCCCGCCTCCGGAACCGGCATGACCGGCCACGCGGTAAACCGCGCCTTCAAGCGGATGGTCTCGCGGACCCCCGCCTTCGACGCGAAGGAGGCCACCAGCCACGGTCTGCGCGCCGGCGTCCCGGCCGACCTCGCGGCCCAAGGCTACAGCCCAGCCGAGATCATGGTCATCACCGAGGATTGGAAGTCCACCACCATGGTCGAGAAGTACGCCAAGGCCGGCCTGCGCCGCGCTGGCAAGGACAGCTTCGGCCGAGCCCAACAGGCCCTCGACGCTCTGGTCGTCCCACCGCCGAGCCACCCTGCCGGGTAG